In Candidatus Vicinibacter proximus, the following are encoded in one genomic region:
- a CDS encoding MATE family efflux transporter — MKEFIHNAKRLLLLAVPIMLGSAGQNVIALTDSLFLYGYDEKDFAAVGFVSVFYLVISSIAYGFSKGGQIIIARKYGERSPTAVKKYFYAILFFELVVGLFIFIILKFFSTDILSLFVKSQVILQKSLEFIEYRIYGLVFAYVGLAFLSLYMGIGRPKIILIDTVFLGLTNILLCYLLVYGKAGFPEMGIAGAGLASSLAEIAAFVFFLVYILLDKDLKPFDLFSIPHIEPAELRNIYKLSLPILMQSVIGIASWFIFFSFIEKLGERALAISNLLRVVYLIFTIPCWGFAAAINTMVSKTIGRKREQRVLKQVYHSSLISLAVTTIVSFPFLIFAQTLMYPFLGGGDTALFQESLPYFKILFAILMVASFSNIFFNGVSGAGETSKGLNIQIIGSLLYLGITWVAILYPETLGLKWAWYGEIVYWLSQCLLSWWVLKSGKWYFIKF; from the coding sequence ATGAAGGAATTTATACATAACGCTAAAAGGCTTCTTTTACTGGCCGTTCCCATAATGTTGGGTTCAGCCGGACAAAATGTTATTGCATTAACAGACAGCCTGTTTCTATACGGTTACGATGAAAAGGATTTTGCAGCCGTTGGTTTTGTAAGTGTTTTTTATCTTGTAATATCTTCCATTGCCTATGGTTTTTCTAAAGGAGGGCAGATCATTATTGCCAGAAAATATGGGGAAAGATCTCCAACTGCAGTAAAAAAGTACTTTTACGCAATTCTCTTTTTTGAACTGGTAGTTGGTCTTTTTATCTTCATCATACTTAAATTCTTTTCCACGGATATACTTTCCTTGTTTGTCAAATCTCAGGTAATTCTGCAAAAATCACTTGAATTTATTGAATATAGAATTTATGGTTTGGTCTTTGCCTATGTCGGACTCGCCTTTTTATCCCTTTACATGGGAATCGGCAGGCCTAAGATTATTTTGATTGATACGGTCTTTTTAGGATTGACGAACATATTATTGTGCTACCTTTTGGTTTATGGGAAAGCTGGATTTCCGGAGATGGGTATTGCAGGGGCAGGATTGGCAAGTTCCCTTGCAGAAATTGCAGCTTTTGTCTTCTTTCTGGTTTATATTCTTTTGGATAAGGATCTAAAGCCATTCGATCTGTTTTCCATACCCCATATTGAGCCGGCCGAATTAAGGAATATTTACAAATTGAGTTTACCCATTCTGATGCAATCTGTTATTGGGATTGCAAGCTGGTTTATCTTCTTTAGTTTTATTGAAAAACTTGGCGAACGGGCTTTAGCCATTTCCAACTTATTGCGGGTGGTCTATCTCATCTTCACCATTCCATGTTGGGGTTTTGCAGCCGCCATTAATACCATGGTGAGCAAGACCATTGGTCGAAAAAGGGAGCAGAGAGTACTTAAGCAAGTATATCATTCCTCCTTAATTTCACTGGCGGTTACCACGATAGTCTCTTTTCCTTTTCTGATTTTTGCCCAGACTTTAATGTATCCTTTTTTAGGAGGAGGAGATACCGCTTTGTTTCAAGAATCCCTTCCGTACTTTAAAATTCTGTTTGCGATTTTGATGGTAGCCTCATTTTCAAATATTTTTTTTAACGGGGTGAGTGGCGCTGGAGAGACTTCCAAAGGATTGAATATTCAGATTATAGGTTCCTTGCTTTATTTGGGGATCACTTGGGTAGCCATTCTATATCCTGAAACTTTAGGGTTGAAATGGGCCTGGTATGGTGAAATTGTATATTGGCTTAGCCAATGCCTGTTGTCATGGTGGGTGCTCAAATCAGGAAAGTGGTATTTTATTAAATTTTAA
- a CDS encoding Omp28-related outer membrane protein encodes MKRNLLAICFCFSLLGLGAQNTFSDDVESYKVGDYVAKSSTYWTVWSGATGEGTQEDALITDENAKSGTKSIRFEAATTAGGPTDLVLPFGGEKNIGKLTYEMWIYVLSDQAAYFNFQAKATIGTTWALDNYFDGDGKFRATLGSSANGYLCEVDYAPETWVKYTLIADLTDNNWEVKLNDVTVAKFANPNNTIASIDIYPNYVTGTETRGNGSTFYIDDISYDYVPFVKPNLDATLLLIGYKPQFLADLNSAGTMQVRNLGNTAINSLEISYKLGNGATQVSTFNNLKIASLGFQVIDLPAVKYLAGQNELSVEITKVNGVADDNLSNNLKKSTLTGVVPAEFKKVVSEEATGTWCQWCPRGAVYMDSMARTYPEHFIGIAVHNQDTMTVPVYDRGLTSFPGFPGFPSVVNNRKTISDPLDLEAEFYSSIVEKTPVKLTNGATWNATTGDLNISVRADFLENLNGDYRFNLVITENGVKGTGAKFNQANTYSGGARGPMGGYEKLPNPVPASRMTYNHVARAILDGYDGISGFLPTKINSGSTYFITYSLNVPITWKEANLELVGLLLGPDGEIVNATQTTIAQAVANGLYTSVENPSPAPNVIKLAPNPAADYANIDLNLIDPTQVSIEIVDMLGQLVQSRNYGVLSGEMMIPVNTEAFENGSYLIKLKIGQNYQTRKLVVNH; translated from the coding sequence ATGAAAAGAAATTTACTTGCTATTTGCTTTTGCTTTTCCCTTTTAGGTCTTGGCGCTCAGAATACTTTTTCTGACGATGTAGAGTCTTATAAGGTTGGCGATTATGTTGCAAAAAGTTCGACCTATTGGACTGTTTGGTCTGGAGCCACAGGTGAGGGAACTCAGGAAGATGCTCTCATCACAGATGAAAATGCTAAATCCGGAACTAAATCCATTCGATTTGAAGCAGCAACTACTGCTGGTGGCCCTACTGACTTGGTTCTACCATTTGGTGGTGAAAAAAACATTGGAAAATTGACATACGAAATGTGGATTTATGTATTGTCAGACCAGGCAGCGTATTTTAATTTCCAGGCCAAAGCTACCATAGGTACAACCTGGGCTTTGGATAATTATTTTGACGGGGATGGTAAATTCCGTGCAACGCTTGGAAGTTCTGCTAATGGTTATTTGTGTGAAGTGGATTATGCTCCGGAGACATGGGTAAAATACACCCTCATTGCTGATCTCACAGACAATAATTGGGAAGTAAAATTGAACGATGTAACTGTAGCTAAATTTGCAAACCCAAACAACACAATAGCATCCATAGATATTTATCCAAACTATGTAACAGGTACTGAGACACGTGGCAATGGTTCTACTTTTTACATAGATGACATCAGTTATGATTATGTCCCATTTGTAAAACCTAATTTGGATGCCACCCTTCTGCTTATTGGGTACAAGCCACAATTTCTTGCAGATTTAAACTCTGCTGGTACCATGCAGGTAAGAAACCTTGGCAATACTGCGATCAATTCTTTGGAAATTAGCTATAAATTAGGTAATGGAGCGACACAGGTATCTACATTTAATAATTTGAAAATTGCTTCTTTAGGATTTCAGGTTATTGATTTACCAGCCGTAAAATATCTTGCAGGACAAAATGAACTTTCTGTTGAAATCACAAAAGTGAATGGCGTGGCGGATGACAATCTTAGTAACAATCTAAAGAAAAGCACTCTTACAGGTGTTGTTCCTGCAGAATTTAAAAAAGTGGTTTCTGAAGAAGCTACAGGAACCTGGTGTCAATGGTGTCCAAGAGGAGCAGTTTACATGGATTCCATGGCCAGAACTTATCCTGAACATTTTATTGGCATTGCAGTCCACAATCAGGATACCATGACTGTTCCTGTTTATGATAGGGGCTTAACTAGTTTTCCAGGTTTTCCAGGCTTTCCTAGTGTGGTAAACAATCGAAAAACCATATCTGATCCATTAGACCTGGAAGCTGAATTCTATAGCTCCATTGTTGAAAAAACTCCAGTAAAGCTTACAAATGGTGCAACATGGAATGCCACCACAGGTGATTTGAATATCTCTGTACGAGCTGACTTTTTAGAAAATTTAAACGGAGATTACAGATTCAATTTAGTGATCACCGAAAATGGCGTCAAAGGAACAGGTGCCAAATTCAATCAGGCAAATACTTATTCAGGTGGTGCGCGTGGTCCAATGGGAGGTTATGAAAAATTACCTAATCCTGTCCCTGCGTCTAGAATGACCTACAACCACGTAGCCAGAGCTATCCTCGATGGATATGATGGAATTTCAGGCTTCTTACCTACTAAGATCAACTCCGGGTCAACTTACTTTATCACTTACTCCTTAAATGTTCCGATTACATGGAAAGAGGCAAACCTTGAATTGGTTGGATTGCTCTTAGGCCCTGATGGCGAAATCGTTAATGCCACCCAAACAACCATTGCTCAAGCAGTGGCAAATGGCCTTTATACTTCTGTAGAGAATCCTTCCCCTGCACCAAATGTAATAAAGTTGGCACCTAATCCAGCTGCAGATTATGCCAATATTGATTTGAATCTTATCGATCCAACGCAAGTCAGTATTGAAATAGTAGACATGCTAGGCCAATTGGTTCAAAGCAGAAACTATGGTGTATTAAGTGGAGAAATGATGATTCCAGTTAACACCGAAGCTTTTGAAAACGGCTCGTACCTGATTAAACTAAAAATTGGTCAAAACTATCAGACTAGAAAACTAGTAGTTAACCATTAA
- a CDS encoding pyridoxal phosphate-dependent aminotransferase: MSKFRISSRVAAMNESATLRMAQQAREMASKGFDIINLSLGEPDFDTPIHIKEKAKESIDLGYTKYTPVAGTLEIRNAISKKFSEQNGLHYSPDEILVSNGAKQSFANLCFALLESGDEVILFSPYWVSYYEIIKMAGGTPVLLESTVESDYKPNLELLRNAIGPKSRMVVFSSPCNPTGTVFALDYLKGIADILKDYPDILVVSDEIYEHIIFDEKHTSIGSLEGMNARTATINGFSKGFSMTGWRLGYMGAPKEVILACTKVQGQFTSGAASFTQRAGAYALNHDLDSTYAMVQAFHNRRDLLLDLIKEIPEWKVNRPKGAFYILPQVDHYFDKSYQGYFIKDAEDLALFLLSEAHVAVVSGDAFGAPNCLRISYSLSEEKIVEAIQRIKSALAKLN; the protein is encoded by the coding sequence ATGAGTAAGTTTAGAATTTCATCACGAGTTGCAGCCATGAATGAGTCTGCAACACTCCGGATGGCACAGCAAGCCAGGGAAATGGCTTCAAAGGGATTTGACATTATTAATTTAAGTCTTGGGGAGCCTGATTTTGATACCCCCATTCACATTAAAGAGAAAGCAAAGGAATCTATTGATCTTGGATATACAAAATACACTCCTGTAGCTGGAACGTTGGAAATCAGGAATGCCATTTCTAAAAAATTCAGTGAGCAAAATGGATTGCACTACAGTCCTGATGAAATTTTAGTTTCAAATGGCGCCAAACAAAGTTTTGCAAATCTCTGCTTTGCTTTGCTGGAAAGTGGAGATGAGGTCATCCTATTTTCTCCTTATTGGGTCTCCTATTATGAAATTATTAAAATGGCCGGTGGGACACCTGTATTATTAGAGTCAACAGTCGAATCCGATTATAAACCGAATCTGGAATTATTGAGAAATGCTATTGGCCCTAAATCCCGAATGGTTGTTTTTTCATCCCCATGCAATCCAACAGGAACTGTATTTGCCCTGGATTATCTAAAAGGCATAGCCGATATTTTAAAGGATTACCCGGACATCCTTGTGGTTTCTGATGAAATATACGAACACATCATTTTTGATGAAAAGCACACCAGTATTGGCTCCTTGGAAGGGATGAATGCAAGAACTGCTACCATCAATGGTTTCTCTAAAGGTTTTTCCATGACGGGCTGGAGATTAGGCTATATGGGTGCACCTAAAGAGGTTATACTGGCTTGCACAAAGGTACAGGGCCAATTTACCAGTGGCGCGGCATCCTTTACTCAGCGGGCCGGGGCTTATGCTTTAAACCATGATCTGGACAGCACCTATGCCATGGTGCAAGCCTTTCACAACAGACGCGATCTATTGTTGGATTTGATCAAAGAAATACCCGAATGGAAAGTCAATCGACCTAAAGGTGCTTTTTATATCCTTCCTCAGGTTGACCATTATTTTGATAAGTCTTATCAAGGTTATTTTATTAAAGATGCAGAGGATCTGGCCTTATTCCTCCTTTCAGAGGCTCATGTCGCAGTGGTCAGCGGGGATGCGTTTGGTGCCCCCAATTGCCTTAGAATCTCCTATTCACTTTCTGAAGAAAAGATTGTGGAAGCAATCCAAAGGATAAAATCTGCTTTAGCAAAGTTAAACTAG
- a CDS encoding S9 family peptidase → MKFPKIPAPTAKLSSKELESHGDIRVDPYFWLNERDHPDVLAYLEEENQYGNQMCSVFEELENKLFEEITRRIVQNDESAPYFVNGYWYKTKFEEHKEYPVYVRYENSLENKEEVILNVNQMAEGHNYYHVGSMAISPDNKFLAYTEDLQSRRIYSVCLKNLETGEVFPMKIPNSSTCLAWTNDSKNLYYVTKDETLREYRVMLHEIGNDFQQDKLIYEEEDETFYVSVGKTKDKKYILIHSTSALESEYRYIDATHAENKLNLFQGRIKNLEYYIDHKDQDWFIRTNKMGPNFGMMICEDQNTVIDNWRSLLPYNDKILVEDFELFKDYLVLSERSEGILKIHVFPGHSSSYYIAFDEDVYTSVFSVNPEIECGYLRILFTSLKTPPTIYEYHFEDQILKILRVQKVEGGYNPQDYRTERIYATASDKTLIPISIVYHKNFIKDGSHPLLLYGYGSYGISVDPTFSISRKSLLDRNFAFAIAHVRGGQELGRSWYESGKFLEKKNTFTDFIHCAEFLISEKYTRPDKLFASGGSAGGLLMGAIANMRPELWKGILAAVPFVDVVTTMLDEDIPLTTGEYDEWGNPANEVYYHYLKSYSPYDNVAFQNYPAMFVRTGYHDSQVQYWEPAKWVAKIRSYKTNDTPLIFICDMNTGHSGASGRFKQYRETAREYAFMLHLLG, encoded by the coding sequence ATGAAATTCCCAAAGATTCCCGCACCGACAGCAAAATTATCCTCCAAAGAACTTGAAAGTCATGGTGACATTAGGGTAGACCCCTATTTTTGGCTGAATGAAAGAGATCACCCGGATGTCCTTGCTTACCTCGAAGAGGAGAACCAATACGGAAACCAAATGTGCTCTGTTTTTGAAGAATTGGAAAACAAATTATTTGAGGAAATCACACGACGTATTGTTCAAAACGATGAATCTGCACCCTATTTCGTTAATGGATACTGGTATAAAACAAAGTTTGAAGAGCATAAAGAATATCCTGTTTACGTGCGATATGAAAATTCATTGGAGAATAAGGAAGAAGTTATTCTTAATGTAAACCAAATGGCAGAAGGCCATAATTATTACCATGTGGGAAGTATGGCCATAAGTCCCGATAATAAATTTCTGGCTTATACTGAAGATTTGCAAAGCAGAAGAATTTATTCAGTCTGCTTGAAGAATCTCGAAACAGGAGAAGTCTTCCCAATGAAAATACCCAATTCAAGTACCTGTCTGGCCTGGACCAATGATTCAAAGAACCTATATTACGTTACAAAAGATGAAACTCTCAGGGAATATAGGGTTATGCTGCATGAAATAGGCAATGATTTCCAACAGGACAAATTAATTTATGAGGAAGAAGATGAGACTTTTTACGTATCCGTTGGCAAAACAAAAGACAAAAAATATATATTGATTCATTCCACATCAGCTCTTGAATCGGAATATCGATATATCGACGCCACACATGCAGAAAACAAACTAAATCTCTTTCAAGGGCGGATCAAAAACCTTGAATATTATATTGATCACAAAGACCAGGATTGGTTTATCCGGACAAATAAAATGGGTCCTAATTTTGGAATGATGATTTGTGAAGATCAAAATACCGTAATCGACAATTGGAGATCCCTCTTACCTTATAACGATAAGATTCTGGTAGAAGATTTTGAATTATTTAAGGACTATTTGGTTTTGTCAGAAAGAAGTGAGGGGATTCTAAAAATCCATGTATTTCCAGGCCATTCAAGTTCATATTACATTGCATTTGACGAAGATGTTTATACATCGGTATTTTCAGTTAATCCGGAAATTGAATGCGGCTACCTTCGCATTCTTTTTACTTCCCTTAAAACCCCTCCGACAATCTATGAATATCATTTTGAAGATCAAATTCTAAAGATTCTTAGAGTCCAAAAAGTAGAAGGAGGCTATAACCCACAAGATTACCGCACAGAAAGAATATACGCAACAGCTTCTGACAAAACATTGATCCCCATATCCATAGTCTACCATAAAAATTTTATAAAGGATGGATCGCATCCACTCTTACTTTATGGATATGGTTCTTACGGAATTTCTGTAGATCCAACCTTCAGCATTTCAAGAAAGAGTCTCTTGGACCGGAATTTTGCATTTGCTATTGCACACGTGCGTGGTGGCCAGGAATTAGGGCGTTCCTGGTATGAAAGCGGCAAGTTTTTAGAAAAGAAAAACACCTTTACCGATTTTATCCATTGTGCGGAATTTTTAATTTCAGAAAAATACACCCGGCCAGACAAACTCTTTGCCTCCGGAGGCTCGGCAGGAGGTCTTTTGATGGGTGCCATTGCCAATATGCGACCTGAATTGTGGAAGGGCATTCTGGCAGCCGTTCCATTTGTAGATGTAGTGACCACTATGCTGGATGAAGACATTCCTTTGACGACCGGAGAATATGATGAATGGGGAAATCCTGCGAATGAAGTGTATTATCATTATTTAAAGTCTTATTCCCCTTACGACAATGTTGCCTTCCAAAATTACCCGGCCATGTTTGTTCGGACAGGTTATCACGATTCTCAGGTCCAATATTGGGAACCGGCAAAATGGGTAGCAAAAATCAGATCTTATAAAACAAACGACACTCCTTTAATCTTCATTTGTGATATGAATACGGGCCATAGTGGGGCTTCCGGAAGATTTAAGCAATACCGGGAGACCGCCAGAGAATATGCTTTTATGCTTCATTTATTGGGTTGA